One stretch of Pseudoalteromonas shioyasakiensis DNA includes these proteins:
- the murD gene encoding UDP-N-acetylmuramoyl-L-alanine--D-glutamate ligase, which produces MTVINEIKNKQISVLGLGVTGLGIVRFLLSQNIKPIVVDSRSAPPGADWLNEHASELTTHFGDLEQADLASNDIIIISPGLSLATPAVAKAIAAGVEVIGDVELFARLTDKPIVAVTGSNGKSTVVTLAFEVLKAAGYKVGLGGNIGTAVLDLLSQDYDVYVLELSSFQLDTTYSLKAKSACVLNVSEDHLDRYPSYQAYIDSKQSIYNGSELAVVNAIDVATHTAKQPQVSFALANADFALVEHQGEQYFAAQGNPVLPVSCLKVVGSHNQQNALAVMALLSPFAIAKEHYQQAFSAFTGLAHRCQFVAEINEVKYFNDSKATNVGATIAAIDSLAGQAKQLVVIAGGDAKGADLDALKPYLNDKVKALVCFGKDAKALVALTDKGHLTTNMHEAVLLAKKLSTSGDIVLLAPACASIDMYNNYMQRGDDFAQCVLAEAV; this is translated from the coding sequence ATGACAGTCATTAACGAGATTAAAAACAAACAAATTTCAGTGCTTGGACTCGGTGTAACCGGTCTGGGCATTGTGCGTTTTTTATTATCTCAGAATATTAAGCCAATCGTTGTTGATAGCCGCTCGGCTCCTCCTGGAGCTGATTGGTTAAACGAGCATGCCAGTGAGTTAACAACCCACTTTGGTGATTTAGAACAGGCTGACTTAGCTAGTAATGACATTATTATCATCAGTCCAGGTCTAAGCCTCGCGACACCTGCTGTAGCAAAAGCGATTGCTGCTGGTGTTGAAGTAATTGGCGATGTTGAATTATTTGCCCGCTTAACCGATAAACCTATCGTTGCTGTGACCGGCTCAAATGGTAAGTCGACTGTAGTTACATTGGCGTTTGAAGTACTTAAAGCGGCCGGTTATAAAGTTGGCCTTGGTGGCAATATTGGCACGGCAGTGCTTGATTTACTGTCTCAAGACTATGATGTATATGTACTTGAACTATCTAGTTTTCAACTTGATACCACTTACAGCTTAAAAGCGAAAAGTGCCTGTGTATTGAATGTCAGCGAAGATCACCTCGATCGTTATCCAAGTTATCAAGCATACATAGATTCTAAGCAAAGTATTTATAACGGCTCAGAGCTTGCTGTAGTTAATGCGATTGATGTGGCTACGCACACTGCAAAGCAACCACAAGTGAGTTTTGCGCTTGCGAATGCAGATTTTGCTTTGGTTGAACATCAAGGTGAACAATACTTTGCAGCACAAGGCAATCCTGTATTACCTGTAAGCTGCTTGAAAGTAGTAGGCTCACATAATCAACAAAATGCGTTAGCGGTCATGGCGTTACTGAGCCCGTTTGCTATTGCTAAAGAGCATTATCAGCAAGCATTCAGTGCCTTTACAGGGCTGGCACATCGTTGTCAGTTTGTCGCTGAAATAAATGAAGTAAAATATTTTAATGATTCAAAGGCGACTAATGTAGGCGCAACCATCGCAGCTATTGATAGCTTGGCGGGCCAAGCAAAGCAATTAGTTGTGATTGCTGGTGGTGATGCGAAAGGGGCTGATTTAGATGCCTTAAAGCCATACTTAAACGACAAAGTGAAAGCGCTTGTTTGTTTCGGTAAAGACGCTAAAGCGTTAGTGGCACTAACTGATAAAGGCCACCTAACAACCAATATGCATGAAGCTGTTCTGTTGGCAAAAAAGTTAAGCACAAGCGGCGATATCGTATTATTAGCACCGGCTTGTGCCAGCATTGATATGTATAACAACTATATGCAACGTGGTGATGACTTTGCACAGTGTGTATTGGCGGAGGCAGTATGA
- the mraY gene encoding phospho-N-acetylmuramoyl-pentapeptide-transferase, which produces MLVWLAEYLTQYYSGFNVFSYLTLRAILGILTALLISLYFGPKLIRALQKMQIGQVVRHDGPESHLSKKGTPTMGGILILGAIFTSTLLWADLSNKYVWATLFVVGSLGVVGFIDDYRKVIRKDPKGLIAKWKYFWQSVIALVVASALYFTSQQGSETSLVVPFFKDVLPQLGLFYIVMTYFVIVGTSNAVNLTDGLDGLAIVPTILVAAALAIIAYLTGNVNFSSYLHIPHLPLASELVVVCTAIVGAGLGFLWFNTYPAQVFMGDVGSLALGGALGIIAVLVRQELILVIMGGVFVMEALSVILQVGSYKLRGQRIFRMAPIHHHYELKGWPEPRVIVRFWIISIVLVLAGLATLKIR; this is translated from the coding sequence ATGTTAGTTTGGCTGGCAGAGTATTTAACACAGTATTACAGTGGTTTTAATGTTTTTTCTTACCTTACGCTACGTGCGATTTTAGGTATTTTAACGGCGCTGCTTATCTCTCTTTATTTTGGCCCTAAGCTGATTCGTGCATTGCAAAAAATGCAAATTGGTCAGGTTGTTCGTCACGATGGTCCTGAGTCTCATTTATCTAAAAAAGGCACGCCAACCATGGGCGGCATTTTGATTCTAGGGGCAATTTTTACCAGCACATTACTGTGGGCTGACCTTTCAAATAAATATGTATGGGCAACCCTATTTGTAGTGGGCTCGTTAGGTGTGGTTGGCTTTATTGATGACTACCGTAAAGTGATCCGTAAAGATCCTAAAGGCCTAATTGCGAAGTGGAAATACTTTTGGCAATCAGTGATTGCGTTAGTGGTTGCAAGTGCACTTTATTTTACGTCGCAGCAAGGCAGCGAAACCTCGTTAGTTGTGCCGTTTTTCAAAGACGTGTTACCTCAGCTTGGGCTGTTTTATATCGTTATGACTTACTTTGTAATTGTAGGTACGTCGAACGCGGTAAACCTGACAGATGGCCTTGATGGTCTAGCGATTGTACCTACGATTTTAGTGGCGGCGGCACTTGCCATTATTGCTTACTTGACCGGTAACGTTAATTTCTCAAGCTATCTACATATTCCACACTTACCATTAGCTAGTGAGCTTGTGGTTGTGTGTACTGCGATTGTAGGTGCAGGACTAGGCTTCTTATGGTTTAACACTTACCCAGCACAAGTGTTTATGGGTGATGTAGGCTCATTAGCACTTGGTGGTGCACTGGGTATTATTGCTGTGCTTGTTCGTCAAGAACTGATACTTGTCATCATGGGTGGTGTGTTTGTAATGGAAGCATTGTCGGTGATTTTACAAGTAGGCTCTTACAAATTACGTGGCCAACGTATTTTTAGAATGGCGCCTATTCACCACCATTATGAATTAAAAGGTTGGCCTGAACCGCGCGTTATTGTGCGCTTTTGGATTATTTCAATCGTGCTAGTACTTGCTGGCCTTGCGACATTAAAGATCAGGTAA
- the murF gene encoding UDP-N-acetylmuramoyl-tripeptide--D-alanyl-D-alanine ligase, giving the protein MIPMDFDWLANVLATDYQGGNQKVKNINTDTRTLCDGEVFLALQGPNFDGHKFVAQAKEKGAIAAIVARPVNVDIVQFVVSDTRIALGQIGTAVMAQVAPKTIAITGSVGKTTVKEMCAAILSDHGEVLATKGNFNNDIGVPLTLLRLEPQHQYAVIELGANHIGEIAYTVAMTKPDVAVVCNVAASHLEGFGSLQGVATAKGEIYDGLKPDGVAVVNCDSDFADFWLEKLNDRNVKRFSTSQQLDYWAEDVVLDEQARASFVLCNKDKKVPVTLALPGKHNIANALIATALTTELGVSLENVASALATMGEVKGRVNVLKVSDTLTVIDDTYNANVQSVKAAIDLLSDMPGRRIFALGDMGELGEEARFYHQQVGEYAQQKGIDELYSLGVLSKSASDVFEKPNRHFSSREQLLQQLQSELAQSMQKTTIVVKGSRSSRMELVVTDLVNGQQNGNNGVSSC; this is encoded by the coding sequence ATGATCCCTATGGATTTTGATTGGCTAGCAAATGTTCTAGCAACAGATTACCAAGGTGGTAATCAAAAGGTAAAAAACATCAACACAGACACTCGTACTTTGTGCGATGGTGAAGTGTTTTTAGCGCTACAAGGCCCCAACTTTGACGGCCACAAATTTGTTGCGCAAGCAAAAGAAAAAGGGGCGATAGCTGCTATTGTTGCGCGTCCCGTTAATGTCGATATTGTACAGTTTGTGGTTAGCGACACGCGCATTGCGTTAGGCCAAATTGGTACTGCTGTCATGGCTCAGGTCGCACCAAAAACGATTGCTATCACAGGTAGCGTAGGTAAAACGACCGTTAAAGAAATGTGTGCGGCGATTTTATCTGATCACGGTGAAGTCCTAGCAACAAAAGGCAACTTTAATAATGACATTGGTGTACCACTGACGTTATTACGCCTTGAGCCACAGCATCAATATGCGGTAATTGAATTAGGTGCCAATCATATTGGTGAAATAGCTTACACTGTTGCAATGACGAAACCTGATGTTGCTGTGGTATGTAATGTTGCAGCTTCTCACTTAGAGGGATTTGGGTCGTTACAAGGTGTAGCAACGGCAAAGGGTGAAATCTATGACGGCTTAAAGCCTGATGGTGTCGCTGTGGTTAACTGCGACAGTGATTTTGCTGATTTTTGGCTCGAAAAATTAAATGATCGCAACGTAAAACGCTTTTCTACTAGCCAACAACTAGATTATTGGGCAGAAGATGTGGTGCTTGATGAACAAGCCCGTGCTTCTTTTGTGCTTTGTAATAAAGATAAAAAAGTGCCTGTCACCCTCGCATTACCTGGAAAACATAATATTGCCAATGCTTTAATTGCCACAGCCTTAACTACTGAGTTGGGTGTAAGCCTTGAAAATGTTGCATCAGCATTAGCAACCATGGGTGAAGTGAAAGGCCGTGTTAACGTCCTTAAAGTATCAGACACTTTGACTGTTATTGATGATACCTACAACGCAAATGTGCAATCGGTTAAAGCGGCAATTGATTTATTAAGTGATATGCCGGGCCGTCGTATTTTTGCGTTAGGAGATATGGGGGAGCTTGGCGAAGAAGCTCGTTTTTATCATCAACAAGTCGGTGAATACGCGCAGCAAAAAGGCATTGATGAGCTGTACAGCCTAGGGGTATTAAGCAAATCAGCCAGTGATGTATTTGAAAAGCCAAACCGCCACTTCTCAAGCCGTGAGCAATTATTACAACAATTACAAAGTGAGCTTGCTCAATCGATGCAAAAAACCACGATCGTTGTAAAAGGTTCGCGTAGTTCTCGTATGGAACTTGTGGTCACAGATTTAGTAAATGGCCAGCAAAATGGCAACAATGGAGTATCGTCATGTTAG
- the murE gene encoding UDP-N-acetylmuramoyl-L-alanyl-D-glutamate--2,6-diaminopimelate ligase produces the protein MRDLKPILNHIDIEANSLLVNQLRLDSRDVKAGDVFVAIKGHQLDGGQFIEKAIENGAVAIIADRLCEFDCEFEPLYLVTDLAKKLPALAAAFYQQPSKQLDLVGVTGTNGKSTTTAMIAHLAAYCQKRTAVIGTLGYGHPDNLTELANTTPSSVDLQRILSELVEQQSDVVAMEVSSHGLVQHRVDHCQFKAAVFTNLSRDHLDYHGTMDAYGDAKLMLMRNHMPELVVLNQDDAQVEAWLEKYDFNNLICYGHKNLTPENARFVYFSDVTYDNAGISAKFDTSWGQAEVNCTLFGEFNLYNLAAAMATLLGMGYPLTLLVEACKTLQPVAGRMQAFSEPGQPTCIVDYAHTPDALALALQALQKHVPGGVSCVFGCGGDRDKGKRPMMAKAAEGNADRIIVTSDNPRSEDPNAIIADVVAGLEQPELAHCEADRALAISYAISQAGADDVILIAGKGHEDYQIIGDQRIDFCDRQYVQQQLKEKSQGAQL, from the coding sequence ATGCGTGATTTAAAACCGATTCTTAATCATATTGATATTGAGGCCAATAGTTTATTGGTCAATCAACTACGTCTTGATAGTCGAGATGTGAAAGCTGGCGATGTGTTTGTTGCCATTAAAGGTCATCAACTTGATGGCGGACAGTTTATTGAAAAAGCCATTGAAAATGGTGCGGTGGCAATAATTGCTGACCGTTTATGTGAGTTCGATTGTGAATTTGAACCACTTTATTTAGTAACAGATTTAGCAAAAAAGTTGCCAGCACTCGCGGCTGCTTTTTATCAACAGCCATCAAAGCAACTTGATTTAGTGGGTGTAACAGGCACCAATGGCAAGTCAACGACAACAGCGATGATCGCGCATTTAGCAGCGTACTGTCAAAAACGCACAGCGGTGATTGGTACACTTGGCTATGGGCACCCTGATAATCTCACTGAGCTTGCTAACACCACACCATCAAGTGTTGATTTGCAGCGTATTTTATCTGAACTCGTAGAGCAACAGAGTGATGTTGTGGCTATGGAAGTTTCGTCACATGGCTTAGTACAGCACCGTGTTGATCATTGTCAGTTTAAAGCTGCGGTGTTTACTAACCTTTCACGTGATCACTTAGATTATCATGGCACTATGGATGCCTATGGCGATGCTAAGTTGATGTTAATGCGTAATCATATGCCAGAGCTTGTGGTGCTTAACCAAGATGATGCTCAAGTTGAGGCATGGTTGGAAAAGTACGACTTTAATAACCTGATTTGTTATGGTCATAAAAATTTAACGCCTGAAAATGCACGCTTTGTGTATTTCAGTGATGTGACTTACGATAATGCAGGTATTTCGGCGAAGTTTGATACCAGCTGGGGGCAGGCTGAGGTTAATTGCACACTATTCGGTGAATTTAACTTATATAATTTAGCCGCTGCAATGGCCACTTTATTAGGTATGGGCTACCCACTCACTTTGTTAGTTGAAGCCTGTAAAACACTGCAACCAGTCGCTGGGCGCATGCAAGCATTTAGTGAGCCAGGTCAACCAACCTGCATTGTTGATTATGCTCATACTCCAGATGCACTTGCTCTTGCATTACAAGCACTACAAAAACATGTACCGGGTGGAGTGAGCTGTGTGTTTGGTTGCGGTGGTGATCGTGATAAAGGTAAACGCCCGATGATGGCCAAAGCCGCAGAAGGCAATGCAGACCGTATTATTGTTACTAGTGATAACCCGCGTAGTGAAGATCCAAACGCTATTATCGCAGATGTGGTTGCAGGTCTTGAACAGCCAGAACTTGCACATTGTGAAGCAGACCGAGCGCTAGCAATTAGTTATGCTATATCACAAGCCGGTGCTGATGATGTAATTTTAATTGCAGGTAAAGGTCACGAAGATTATCAAATTATTGGCGATCAACGAATCGACTTCTGCGATCGTCAATATGTACAACAACAACTAAAAGAAAAATCGCAAGGGGCGCAGTTATGA
- a CDS encoding peptidoglycan glycosyltransferase FtsI (penicillin-binding protein 3; transpeptidase involved in septal peptidoglycan synthesis) yields the protein MRSRGKKPTNTLITWRFSLVCSVVFLVFMSLVARAAFLQVIEPDKARSESDKRTVRVEKQHVQRGMIFDRNGKELAVSVPVVSVYADPKALNKSLISKVLRQARKNGEDQQALAENTAELNKRIAAYYNNDIRWRELADVLRIEPSKINSRLRDNPKRRFVYLKRQVTPAVANYIGDLRLPGIHLLDESKRYYPAGEVTAHVIGFTNIDGHGIEGIEKLYEKALTGVEGQRTIRKDAQGREVEVLDERERVEPESIHLSIDQRIQAIAYKAVKSAVLSYKATSGSAMVVDVKTGEVLAMVNSPSFNPNNLNDAAPHKRRNRAITDLFEPGSTVKPLAILAGLDYGTIQPDSIVDTYPGWMRVGGSLVQDTRNHGEMTLREILKYSSNMGVTKVSQELPKDYFVGLYQKVGFGSDSGTGMVGESSGLFYPNRRWSDHEIAALSFGYNLAVSTAQMARFYAMLGSGGVMRPLTVLKQDSVPEGERIFQQKDVEAVVHMMESVFEKGGTAQKVHVDGYRAAGKTGTSKKAAVGGYGDEYVGYFAGIAPASDPRLAVVVLINEPGGDVYYGGATAGPAFAEIVSNALRILNVAPDKDAVAYVEGKDNDA from the coding sequence TTTTACAAGTAATTGAGCCTGATAAAGCGCGCTCAGAAAGTGATAAACGCACGGTACGTGTTGAAAAACAACATGTGCAACGTGGCATGATCTTCGATCGCAATGGTAAAGAACTAGCTGTAAGTGTGCCTGTAGTGAGTGTTTATGCCGACCCTAAAGCGTTAAACAAGTCATTGATCAGTAAGGTACTGCGTCAAGCACGCAAAAACGGTGAAGACCAACAAGCGCTTGCTGAAAACACGGCAGAATTAAACAAACGTATTGCTGCTTATTACAATAATGATATTCGTTGGCGTGAGCTTGCGGATGTACTACGTATTGAACCTAGCAAAATTAACTCTCGTCTTCGTGATAATCCAAAGCGACGCTTTGTCTATTTAAAACGTCAAGTCACTCCTGCGGTTGCTAACTATATTGGCGATCTTCGTTTACCGGGTATCCATTTGCTGGATGAATCAAAACGTTATTATCCAGCCGGTGAAGTGACGGCTCATGTTATTGGTTTCACTAACATTGATGGCCATGGTATTGAAGGGATTGAAAAGCTTTATGAAAAGGCGTTAACGGGCGTTGAAGGTCAGCGCACTATTCGTAAAGATGCCCAAGGTCGTGAAGTAGAGGTGCTTGATGAACGTGAGCGCGTAGAGCCAGAGAGCATTCACTTAAGTATCGACCAACGTATTCAAGCAATTGCTTATAAAGCAGTAAAATCAGCGGTGTTATCTTACAAAGCGACCTCAGGTTCAGCAATGGTTGTGGATGTTAAAACAGGTGAAGTGTTAGCGATGGTAAATAGCCCATCGTTTAACCCAAACAACCTTAATGACGCCGCACCGCATAAGCGCCGTAATCGAGCGATTACCGATTTATTTGAACCTGGCTCCACTGTTAAGCCACTAGCCATTTTAGCTGGTTTAGACTACGGCACAATTCAACCGGATTCAATCGTTGATACATACCCCGGCTGGATGCGAGTAGGCGGTAGTCTAGTACAGGATACCCGTAATCATGGTGAGATGACTTTAAGAGAAATCTTAAAATATTCAAGCAACATGGGGGTGACTAAGGTTAGCCAAGAACTTCCAAAAGATTACTTTGTTGGCCTATATCAAAAAGTTGGCTTTGGTAGCGATAGTGGTACTGGCATGGTTGGTGAGAGTAGTGGTTTATTTTACCCAAATCGCCGTTGGTCTGATCATGAAATTGCTGCACTATCATTTGGTTATAATCTAGCAGTAAGCACCGCACAAATGGCGCGTTTTTATGCCATGTTAGGTTCAGGTGGTGTCATGCGCCCATTGACTGTACTTAAACAAGATTCGGTACCTGAAGGCGAACGTATTTTTCAACAAAAAGACGTTGAAGCTGTTGTCCACATGATGGAAAGCGTATTCGAAAAAGGCGGTACTGCACAAAAAGTTCATGTTGATGGTTATCGTGCCGCAGGTAAGACAGGTACTTCTAAGAAAGCGGCTGTCGGTGGTTATGGTGACGAATACGTTGGTTACTTTGCTGGTATTGCACCTGCGAGTGACCCGCGTTTAGCAGTAGTAGTATTGATTAACGAACCGGGTGGAGATGTTTATTACGGCGGTGCGACGGCAGGCCCTGCATTTGCAGAGATTGTCTCCAATGCCTTAAGAATTCTAAACGTCGCACCGGACAAAGATGCGGTTGCGTACGTAGAAGGCAAAGATAACGATGCGTGA